The Cydia pomonella isolate Wapato2018A chromosome 17, ilCydPomo1, whole genome shotgun sequence genome includes a window with the following:
- the LOC133526906 gene encoding ubiquitin-like modifier-activating enzyme ATG7 produces MASNGEIIQYVPFTSFVHPSFWHALTDMKLDVDRLNETTKQIFGRFTYRDDIGTVFEVDGTSFNKEPTNEQLYENVTGTIMNKNTIEEFKNIDKAALLNSIGEAIWANIKEKTWITNPRALLNFIILSFADLKKFHYYYWFAFPSPSQPTVYLKETNSISLSFSNKQLEDIAQDYKKIDSDQKNFFFILKQNDNVFIKPLAELFNPKLEVQNDLNIDLSSLYFVFADPSNGNNPGWPLRSFLAALLEHCPSLCKMDIQVIGLRCSASGAIDKSLVFTVSVPENVQAVESAGWVGWERNDRGNFGPKLANMSASMDPVKLAETSSDLNIKLMKWRLVPDLDVDVMKRTKCLLLGAGTLGCHVARGLLAWGFRHITFVDYGKVSYSNPTRQVLFTHEDCRAGRGKADAAADNLRKILPSVETRGIALHIPMPGHPVGESLRAETAANIKTLTDAIQAHDVVFLLLDTREARWLPTLIGAYYGKIVINAALGFDSYLVMRHGASSSELQSDPEQSATEQSAPEQSHATYLPGAQLGCYFCNDVTAPGNSLKDRTLDQQCTVTRPGAAAVAGALAVELLAALTQHPLRSVPRLLRWQSLKDRTLDQQCTVTRPGAAAVAGALAVELLAALTQHPLREHAPALSDPTDESAAPPGPQGVLGPVPHSLRGFLHSHRTLAPTCAKFNHCIACSDLVLDKYRMEGEEFVFKVLNSGSYLEEVTGLAELQLTAEMTDILTFSDEDEE; encoded by the exons ATGGCTTCAAATGGAGAAATAATTCAATATGTGCCGTTTACGTCGTTCGTTCACCCATCCTTTTGGCATGCTCTTACTGATATGAAACTAGACGTGGATAGGCTAAACGAAACTACAAAACAAATTTTCGGCCGATTTACATATCGTGATGATATTGGGACTGTATTTGAAGTCGACGGAACATCATTCAATAA AGAACCCACCAATGAACAGCTGTACGAGAATGTTACGGGAACTATAATGAACAAGAACACAATAGAAGAGTTTAAGAACATAGACAAAGCAGCATTACTTAATTCAATCGGTGAAGCGATATGGGCTAACATTAAGGAAAAGACATGGATCACAAATCCCAGGGCcttgttgaattttataattcTTTCCTTTGCT gatttGAAGAAGTTCCACTACTACTATTGGTTTGCCTTCCCATCACCGAGTCAGCCGACAGTCTATCTTAAAGAGACCAATAGCATATCCTTAAGCTTCAGCAACAAACAGCTTGAAGACATTGCACaagactataaaaaaattgattcagatcagaaaaactttttttttattcttaaacaaaatgataatgtttttataaaaccttTAGCTGAATTATTCAATCCGAAATTAGAAGTACAAAATGATTTAAACATTGACCTATCAAGTCTTTATTTTGTGTTTGCTGATCCGAGTAATGGAAACAATCCAGGATGGCCGCTGCGTTCGTTTTTAGCAGCGTTGCTTGAGCATTGCCCGAGTCTATGCAAGATGGATATCCAGGTTATAGGGCTGAGGTGCAGTGCTAGCGGTGCTATTGATAAAAGCTTGGTGTTCACGGTTTCTGTACCTGAG AATGTGCAAGCAGTAGAGAGTGCCGGTTGGGTCGGCTGGGAAAGGAACGACCGTGGTAACTTTGGGCCCAAGCTAGCCAACATGTCCGCGTCGATGGACCCTGTTAA GTTGGCGGAGACATCGTCAGACCTGAATATCAAGCTGATGAAGTGGAGACTCGTGCCAGACCTAGATGTAGACGTCATGAAGCGCACCAAATGCCTGCTGCTCGGCGCGGGCACGCTCGGCTGCCACGTCGCACGGGGTTTACTG GCTTGGGGTTTCCGCCACATTACATTCGTGGACTATGGCAAAGTGTCGTACTCGAACCCGACGCGGCAAGTGTTGTTTACACACGAGGATTGCCGCGCCGGCCGAGGCAAGGCCGATGCCGCTGCCGACAATCTGAGGAAGATCCTGCCTTCTGTA GAAACTCGCGGCATCGCGCTACACATTCCAATGCCCGGTCACCCAGTAGGCGAGTCGCTGCGCGCCGAAACAGCTGCCAACATCAAAACCCTAACGGACGCCATTCAAGCCCATGACGTCGTGTTCTTACTTTTGGACACCAGGGAGGCGAGGTGGCTGCCTACGCTTATTGGTGCTTATTACGGGaag ATAGTAATAAACGCGGCGCTCGGCTTCGACAGCTACCTAGTCATGAGGCATGGTGCCTCATCCTCTGAACTACAGTCAGACCCTGAACAGTCAGCCACTGAACAGTCGGCCCCTGAACAGTCGCACGCTACATACCTGCCAGGCGCTCAGCTGGGTTGTTACTTCTGCAATGACGTCACCGCTCCGGGCAAT TCGCTGAAGGACCGCACGCTGGACCAGCAGTGCACGGTGACGCGGCCCGGCGCCGCGGCCGTGGCCGGCGCGCTCGCCGTGGAGCTGCTCGCCGCGCTCACGCAACACCCGCTCAGGTCGGTCCCTCGCTTGTTACGTTGGCAGTCGCTGAAGGACCGCACGCTGGACCAGCAGTGCACGGTGACGCGGCCCGGCGCCGCGGCCGTGGCCGGCGCGCTCGCCGTGGAGCTGCTCGCCGCGCTCACGCAACACCCGCTCAG AGAACACGCTCCAGCCCTATCCGACCCGACCGACGAGtccgccgcgccgcccggccCGCAGGGCGTGCTCGGCCCCGTGCCGCACTCCCTCCGCGGCTTCCTGCACTCGCACCGCACCCTCGCGCCCACCTGCGCCAAGTTCAACCACTGCATAGCATGTTCGGACTTAGTACTCGACAAATATAGAATGGAGGGCGAGGAGTTCGTGTTTAAAGTACTGAATAGTGGCAGCTATTTGGAGGAGGTTACTGGGTTAGCAGAGTTGCAGCTGACGGCTGAAATGACGGAT ATACTCACATTCTCGGATGAAGATGAAGAATGA
- the LOC133526978 gene encoding large ribosomal subunit protein uL2m, which yields MALNRLFAGLSITPTVLGRRTIYTGVVNFASKPRLDKPKPGFGIAYRRIVHFPEEYTVKPLEVTNLAGRDPVTGRVVAKGIGGGIKHKYHWIAWIRDGPTEGPPQEEKVIQIMEDGCRTANIALVAVGDKLKYILATENMKAGDIIKTSRHLPRIPVRANEGDAYVLGALPTGTIVHCIEKVPGMGGLYIHAAGTFGTILRKQDDRIIVQMPSKRLFSFDQHCMAVVGRLSNIEHGSTPIGSPQRNRWLGNRPRSGLWHRKDGRHGRKIHPPKPVKEVGKAEAVRPPALRLSMHP from the exons ATGGCCCTAAATAGGCTTTTTGCTGGGCTATCAATAACTCCTACGGTCCTGGGAAGACGAACTATTTATACGGGAGTCGTTAACTTTGCAAGCAAACCCCGATTAGACAAGCCAAAGCCAGGATTCGGCATAGCTTATAGGCGTATAGTGCATTTTCCTGAAGAATATACCGTCAAGCCTTTAGAAGTAACCAATCTTGCAGGCAGAGATCCAGTGACAG GTCGCGTTGTAGCTAAAGGCATAGGTGGTGGCATTAAGCACAAATACCACTGGATAGCATGGATCAGGGACGGTCCCACAGAGGGCCCTCCTCAAGAGGAGAAGGTTATACAG aTAATGGAAGATGGTTGTCGAACAGCAAACATTGCCCTAGTGGCAGTTGGAGACAAACTCAAGTATATTCTTGCGACAGAGAACATGAAAGCAGGTGACATTATCAAGACATCCAGACACTTACCTAGGATACCTG ttaGAGCCAATGAAGGTGATGCTTACGTCCTAGGAGCGCTGCCTACCGGAACTATTGTACATTGCATTGAAAAAGTGCCTG GTATGGGCGGTCTGTACATCCACGCGGCGGGCACCTTCGGCACCATATTGAGGAAGCAGGACGACCGCATCATCGTGCAGATGCCATCTAAGAGGCTGTTCAGCTTTGATCAGCACTGCATGGCTGTCGTTG GTCGattatcaaacattgaacacggAAGCACGCCCATCGGCTCCCCGCAGCGTAACCGCTGGCTCGGCAACCGGCCGCGCTCGGGGCTGTGGCACCGCAAGGACGGCCGCCACGGCCGCAAGATACACCCGCCCAAGCCCGTCAAGGAGGTCGGCAAGGCGGAGGCAGTCCGCCCGCCTGCGCTTAGACTGTCGATGCACCCTTAG